One genomic segment of Aulosira sp. FACHB-615 includes these proteins:
- a CDS encoding phthiocerol/phthiodiolone dimycocerosyl transferase family protein: MTVNRLLTPIEEALEIVNQTGGSFNVVTISRIIGCLDEEILRKALDIVQLRHPLLNARIINSLNRLCFETGAIQIPLRSVNSQHWQEVVIAEMNEKIASDAGLGRCVLVKSPSENHVNYLITILHHAISDGLSSIQLHSEILTYCQKIADGELINSVESLPVLPPIQELLPESMQGWWGKIKGIFLLLNLQFKQLWYQPKALDFEQCVPIESRCCGLVHRQLDKELTEKLVNFCRQEKTTVQGALCAALMFAVANQIYGYERKDIWLNCWSHVDLRQRLRSLVSENNLGVLFSSITSFHPLTTKTTFWDLAREVRQTIIAGLNSDHLFSIIMMYKQVLKFLLKKPNQAPASVSVTNIGKVKIPKFYGQLELEQISFLPVQGVFGGVVTLAVATFDSKMNLNFAFSLPAISQNAMEELADNLVVCLKNACDF; encoded by the coding sequence ATGACAGTCAATCGTCTACTTACTCCCATTGAGGAGGCCTTGGAAATAGTTAATCAGACTGGTGGTTCGTTTAATGTAGTGACAATTAGCCGAATTATTGGGTGTTTAGACGAAGAAATCCTGAGAAAAGCTCTTGATATTGTCCAGTTACGTCATCCTCTGTTAAATGCTCGGATTATTAATTCCCTAAATCGTCTGTGCTTTGAAACAGGAGCAATTCAAATTCCTCTGCGTAGTGTTAATAGCCAGCATTGGCAAGAGGTTGTGATTGCAGAAATGAACGAAAAAATAGCGAGTGATGCAGGTTTAGGAAGATGTGTGTTAGTTAAATCGCCGAGTGAGAATCATGTAAATTATCTAATTACAATCTTGCACCACGCTATCTCAGACGGTTTATCTAGCATCCAACTGCACTCAGAAATATTAACTTATTGTCAAAAAATCGCAGATGGAGAGTTAATCAATTCTGTTGAAAGTTTACCTGTATTACCACCTATTCAAGAACTGCTACCAGAATCAATGCAGGGATGGTGGGGTAAAATCAAAGGCATTTTCTTGTTATTAAATTTGCAATTTAAGCAGTTATGGTATCAACCAAAAGCTCTAGATTTTGAGCAATGTGTCCCGATAGAATCTCGTTGTTGTGGGTTGGTTCACCGACAACTAGACAAAGAACTAACAGAAAAGTTAGTGAATTTTTGCAGACAGGAAAAAACTACAGTACAAGGCGCGTTATGTGCAGCGTTAATGTTTGCAGTCGCTAATCAAATTTATGGTTACGAGAGGAAAGATATTTGGTTAAATTGTTGGTCTCATGTTGATTTGCGCCAAAGGTTGCGATCGCTTGTGAGTGAAAATAATCTCGGTGTGTTGTTTTCGTCCATCACTTCATTTCATCCCCTCACAACCAAAACAACCTTCTGGGATTTAGCACGGGAAGTCAGACAAACTATCATCGCAGGGTTAAATTCTGATCATCTCTTCAGCATCATTATGATGTACAAGCAGGTACTCAAATTCTTACTGAAGAAACCTAATCAAGCACCTGCAAGTGTCTCTGTAACTAATATTGGCAAAGTCAAAATTCCTAAATTTTACGGTCAATTGGAATTAGAACAAATCAGCTTTTTGCCAGTACAGGGTGTTTTTGGTGGTGTTGTGACTTTGGCTGTGGCAACTTTTGACAGCAAAATGAATTTAAACTTTGCATTTTCTCTACCTGCAATTAGCCAAAATGCGATGGAAGAATTGGCAGACAATTTAGTTGTCTGCCTGAAGAATGCTTGTGATTTTTAG
- a CDS encoding tetratricopeptide repeat protein yields the protein MIKLISVVLCVLLVFGWGQPVMAQSQQPNFTPEEIQQGDEWANQAFAATNKGDFATAEKYWTKIIEKFPTNAGAWSNRGNSRVSQNKLQEALADYNKAVELAPNVTDPYLNRGTALEGLGKWDQAIADYNHVLELDPNDAMAYNNRGNAKAGLGKWDDAIADYKKSTEVAPNFAFARANYAIALYETGQIEPAIREMRNIARKYPKFADVRAALTAAYWVNGQKGEAESNWVAAYGLDNRYKDINWVKNIRRWPPSMVAALDKFLKLE from the coding sequence ATGATTAAGTTAATTAGTGTTGTTCTTTGTGTGTTACTTGTGTTTGGCTGGGGTCAACCAGTCATGGCACAATCCCAACAACCCAACTTCACGCCAGAAGAAATACAACAAGGAGATGAGTGGGCAAATCAAGCGTTTGCAGCGACAAATAAGGGTGACTTTGCCACGGCTGAAAAATACTGGACAAAGATTATTGAGAAATTTCCCACCAATGCGGGTGCGTGGAGTAATCGCGGAAATTCGCGGGTGAGTCAAAATAAGCTGCAAGAGGCATTAGCAGACTACAACAAAGCTGTAGAATTGGCTCCGAATGTGACAGATCCTTATTTAAATCGGGGTACAGCTTTAGAAGGTTTGGGAAAATGGGATCAGGCGATCGCAGATTACAACCACGTTTTAGAATTAGATCCTAACGATGCAATGGCTTATAACAATCGCGGCAATGCCAAAGCAGGTTTAGGAAAATGGGACGATGCGATCGCAGATTATAAAAAGTCTACCGAAGTCGCCCCGAATTTTGCCTTTGCCCGTGCTAACTATGCGATCGCTTTATATGAAACTGGTCAAATAGAGCCAGCAATCCGCGAAATGAGAAATATTGCCCGGAAATATCCCAAATTTGCTGATGTGCGTGCCGCTTTAACCGCCGCTTACTGGGTAAACGGACAAAAAGGTGAAGCCGAAAGCAACTGGGTAGCCGCTTATGGCTTGGATAACCGTTACAAAGATATCAACTGGGTGAAAAATATCCGCCGATGGCCCCCTAGTATGGTGGCTGCTTTAGATAAGTTCTTGAAACTGGAATAA
- a CDS encoding Rpn family recombination-promoting nuclease/putative transposase — protein MAYKLFQQSPSLLFELLTNIPNNAGAYRFDSVAVKEPKFEIDGVFLPPDNEGAGVVYFCEVQFQRDEQLYERVFAESSLYFYRNRPRFSDWQAVIIYPSRSIEQSDIYPHRTLLNGEQVHRVYLDELGDIRQLPLWVALMVLTTVEPEQAPTEARYLLTRASQETSERASRAIIEMITTIMVYKFEILSRAEVESMLGITLQETRVYREIKEEGREEGRTEEAVSLIIRILTKRFGELSEEMYLSISSLPLPVLEDLSEALLDFGSLADVQVWLEAVGK, from the coding sequence GTGGCTTACAAACTCTTTCAACAATCCCCTAGTTTATTATTTGAACTATTGACAAATATCCCAAACAATGCAGGAGCGTATCGGTTTGATTCGGTAGCTGTCAAAGAACCGAAATTTGAAATCGATGGCGTATTTCTGCCTCCAGACAATGAAGGTGCTGGGGTTGTATATTTCTGTGAAGTACAATTTCAAAGAGACGAACAGCTTTATGAAAGGGTATTTGCAGAATCCTCGTTATATTTCTACCGCAATCGTCCCAGGTTCAGCGATTGGCAGGCTGTAATTATCTATCCATCGCGCAGTATTGAACAGAGTGATATTTATCCTCATCGTACCCTGCTAAATGGAGAACAAGTTCATCGGGTGTATTTAGACGAGTTAGGCGACATTCGTCAATTACCTTTATGGGTAGCGTTGATGGTACTGACCACAGTAGAACCAGAACAAGCACCAACAGAAGCCAGGTATTTGTTAACCAGAGCTAGTCAAGAAACATCCGAAAGGGCAAGCCGCGCCATAATAGAGATGATAACGACGATCATGGTGTACAAATTTGAAATCTTAAGTCGAGCCGAGGTAGAGTCGATGTTAGGAATAACGCTCCAAGAAACAAGAGTTTACCGTGAAATCAAAGAAGAAGGACGTGAGGAAGGACGAACAGAAGAAGCTGTTAGCTTGATTATCCGAATTTTAACTAAGCGGTTTGGCGAGTTATCAGAGGAAATGTATTTGTCAATTTCTTCTTTACCTTTACCTGTTCTGGAAGATTTGAGCGAAGCACTGTTAGATTTTGGTAGCCTTGCGGATGTGCAGGTTTGGTTAGAAGCGGTGGGAAAATAA
- the ruvB gene encoding Holliday junction branch migration DNA helicase RuvB: protein MAIISSKKQPPEPNKKPKEQQESVKASAEEKILQPEAVLDEQGKQEESIRPQRFADYIGQKDLKDVLEIAIKAAKSRGEVLDHLLLYGPPGLGKTTMAMILASEMGVNYKITSAPALERPRDIVGLLVNLKPGDIIFIDEIHRLSRMTEEILYPAMEDYRLDITIGKGTSARIRSLPLAKFTLVGATTRVGALTSPLRDRFGLVQKLRFYEVEELSQIVLRSSQLLQTNVTPDGATEIARRSRGTPRIANRLLKRVRDFAEVKKQPEITESVAAEALHLFQVDPCGLDWTDRKMLSVIIEQFNGGPVGLETIAAATGEDPQTIEEVYEPYLMQIGYLSRTPRGRIATKAAYKHMNFTPPNEQLSLL, encoded by the coding sequence ATGGCGATAATCTCCTCAAAAAAACAGCCTCCAGAACCCAATAAAAAACCCAAGGAGCAACAAGAATCAGTCAAAGCATCTGCCGAAGAAAAAATTTTGCAACCCGAAGCCGTGTTGGACGAGCAAGGTAAGCAAGAAGAGAGTATCAGGCCGCAGCGATTTGCCGATTATATTGGGCAGAAAGATTTAAAGGATGTGCTAGAAATTGCCATCAAAGCCGCAAAATCACGAGGGGAAGTGCTGGATCACTTATTGTTATACGGCCCACCAGGTTTGGGTAAAACGACAATGGCAATGATTTTAGCATCAGAAATGGGGGTCAACTATAAAATTACGAGTGCGCCAGCGTTAGAACGCCCTAGAGATATTGTTGGGTTATTAGTTAACCTAAAACCCGGCGATATCATCTTCATCGACGAAATTCATCGTCTTTCGCGGATGACTGAGGAAATTCTCTATCCAGCTATGGAGGATTATCGCTTAGATATTACCATTGGCAAGGGTACCAGCGCCCGGATTAGAAGTTTGCCTTTGGCGAAGTTTACCTTGGTGGGAGCGACAACCCGCGTGGGTGCTTTGACTTCACCATTACGCGATCGCTTTGGCTTGGTGCAGAAGTTACGCTTTTATGAAGTAGAGGAACTGAGCCAAATCGTTCTCCGCAGTTCGCAGCTACTACAAACCAACGTTACACCAGATGGCGCAACAGAAATTGCCCGTCGTTCACGAGGTACACCACGTATTGCGAATAGATTACTCAAGCGAGTACGTGATTTCGCGGAAGTGAAAAAACAGCCAGAAATTACCGAAAGTGTCGCCGCAGAAGCACTCCATCTATTCCAAGTAGACCCATGCGGCTTAGATTGGACAGATAGGAAAATGCTCAGTGTGATTATTGAGCAGTTTAATGGTGGCCCAGTGGGTTTAGAAACTATCGCTGCCGCCACAGGTGAAGATCCGCAAACCATTGAAGAAGTTTACGAACCTTATCTGATGCAGATTGGTTATTTAAGCCGCACACCACGCGGTCGGATTGCAACTAAAGCTGCATATAAGCACATGAATTTTACGCCACCGAATGAGCAGTTATCTCTTTTGTGA
- the hisF gene encoding imidazole glycerol phosphate synthase subunit HisF: MLSKRILPCLDVKAGRVVKGVNFVDLKDAGDPVELAKVYNDAGADELVFLDITATHEDRGIILDVVYRTAEQVFIPLTVGGGIQTLENVKALLRAGADKVSINSAAVRDPDLINRASDRFGNQCIVVAIDARRRVDPQNPGWDVYVRGGRENTGLDALKWAVEVEQRGAGELLVTSMDADGTQAGYDLELTKAIAQLVQIPVIASGGAGNCEHIYQAVTEGKAEAALLASLLHYGQLSVSEIKHYLRDRSIPVRLYS; encoded by the coding sequence ATGTTGTCTAAAAGAATCTTACCTTGCTTGGATGTGAAGGCGGGACGGGTTGTAAAAGGAGTTAACTTTGTTGATCTCAAAGATGCCGGTGATCCTGTGGAGTTGGCGAAGGTTTACAACGATGCTGGGGCAGATGAGTTAGTATTTCTGGATATTACAGCCACTCATGAAGACCGAGGCATAATTCTGGATGTTGTTTACCGGACTGCTGAACAGGTCTTTATTCCACTCACTGTAGGCGGTGGCATTCAAACCTTAGAAAATGTTAAAGCTTTGTTACGAGCCGGAGCAGACAAGGTTAGTATTAACTCTGCGGCAGTACGTGACCCAGACTTGATCAATCGGGCAAGCGATCGCTTTGGTAATCAGTGCATAGTTGTTGCCATTGATGCCAGACGCAGAGTAGACCCCCAAAATCCCGGCTGGGATGTGTATGTGCGTGGCGGCAGGGAAAACACGGGTTTAGATGCCCTAAAATGGGCGGTTGAAGTTGAACAACGTGGTGCAGGAGAACTGTTAGTTACAAGTATGGACGCAGATGGGACTCAAGCCGGTTACGACTTAGAGTTAACCAAAGCGATCGCTCAATTAGTACAAATTCCAGTTATTGCCTCCGGTGGAGCAGGCAATTGTGAACATATCTATCAAGCTGTAACTGAAGGCAAAGCCGAAGCTGCATTGTTAGCTTCGTTACTACACTATGGGCAATTAAGCGTTTCAGAAATTAAACATTATTTGCGCGATCGCTCCATACCAGTACGTTTGTACTCTTAA
- a CDS encoding VOC family protein translates to MADIGLTHIALGVTDINQSIAFYQKYAGMKVVHRRTDETNNFEVAWISDLTRPFVIVLLQLDKSQCQPSSGFHIGVACKSREEVDYLCQQAKSEGLLQEGPHDYGAPVGYWAFICDPDGYQLEVAYGQEVNFTITQAQQQE, encoded by the coding sequence ATGGCAGATATTGGCTTGACTCATATTGCACTGGGAGTAACCGACATCAATCAAAGCATTGCTTTTTATCAGAAGTATGCTGGTATGAAAGTGGTGCATCGCCGCACTGATGAAACTAATAATTTTGAAGTTGCTTGGATTAGTGATTTAACTCGACCATTTGTAATTGTGCTACTGCAATTAGATAAGTCACAATGCCAACCATCATCGGGCTTTCATATTGGCGTAGCTTGTAAAAGCCGTGAGGAAGTAGATTATCTGTGTCAGCAAGCAAAATCAGAAGGTTTATTGCAAGAAGGGCCGCATGATTATGGTGCGCCTGTGGGTTACTGGGCGTTTATTTGTGATCCTGATGGTTATCAACTTGAGGTTGCTTATGGTCAGGAAGTTAATTTTACAATTACCCAAGCACAACAACAAGAATAA
- a CDS encoding ATP-binding protein produces the protein MFSERVQKLNNKDESAKVVQKRSQKNASDRKLINIARPAANHELEGTMVSQPTYQMQAILPKLADVYFRIDPQGIILEYQANKPYNFLNQTNIAPGKQLFECFPTSIAIRFHQAINQVRQTQSVVSFAYSLHVGNNKAHCEAQLLPVESTEIIVLLRDITHIVQEAFLECGDHFQTIVENANNIISAVTPDGLFSYVSPNWSEILGHEVSEVEGQPFASFVHLEDLSTCTDYFTKALITGEQQDTIEYRVKHKNGTWRWHSCYLSAIKDTTGSIIYFVGICHDITVRKHEEIRRQRIEKALRKSEAKFRTKTQQLEETLQELKQAQSQLIQSEKMSSLGQLVAGIAHEINNPVNFIYGNVKYANDYVQDLFHLIELYQQHFVPRTPEAHQEINTIDLDFIRYDLPKVLDSMNIGAERIRQIVLSLRNFSRVDEEGMKLVNIHEGIDNALLLLQNRLKSQPESTGIEVIKEYGDLPQVMCHPGQMNQVFMSLLTNAIDALAEVTITHPQIQIRTQLQASDRIKISITDNGPGINAKIRDRIFDPFFTTKPVGKGTGMGLSISYQIIVKKHRGELYCVCIPDGGTEFVISIPTKVIEEA, from the coding sequence GTGTTCTCTGAAAGGGTGCAGAAGTTAAATAATAAAGATGAAAGCGCGAAAGTCGTGCAGAAGCGCAGTCAAAAAAATGCAAGCGATCGCAAGTTAATTAATATAGCACGCCCAGCCGCTAATCATGAGCTAGAAGGGACAATGGTAAGTCAGCCAACTTACCAAATGCAGGCAATTTTGCCAAAGCTGGCGGATGTCTACTTTCGTATTGATCCCCAAGGCATTATCTTAGAATATCAAGCAAATAAACCTTATAATTTTCTCAATCAAACTAATATAGCTCCAGGTAAGCAATTATTCGAGTGCTTCCCAACATCTATTGCTATTCGTTTTCATCAAGCCATCAATCAAGTCCGGCAAACTCAATCGGTAGTTAGTTTTGCATATAGTTTGCATGTAGGCAACAATAAAGCTCATTGTGAAGCTCAATTGTTGCCAGTAGAATCAACCGAAATTATTGTGTTGTTGCGCGATATTACTCACATAGTCCAAGAAGCTTTTTTAGAGTGTGGTGATCATTTTCAGACTATTGTAGAAAATGCCAACAACATTATTTCTGCGGTTACCCCTGATGGTTTATTTTCTTATGTGTCGCCTAACTGGAGTGAAATTTTAGGGCATGAGGTGTCAGAAGTTGAAGGTCAGCCCTTTGCCTCTTTTGTACATCTCGAAGATTTATCAACTTGTACAGATTATTTCACCAAAGCTTTAATCACAGGTGAACAGCAAGATACGATTGAATATCGCGTCAAACATAAAAATGGCACATGGCGGTGGCACAGTTGCTACTTATCAGCCATCAAAGATACTACTGGTAGTATTATTTACTTTGTTGGTATTTGTCACGATATCACAGTCCGCAAACATGAAGAAATTCGCAGACAGAGGATAGAAAAAGCTTTAAGAAAATCAGAAGCCAAGTTTCGCACTAAAACTCAGCAGTTAGAAGAGACACTGCAAGAACTAAAACAAGCCCAGTCTCAACTCATTCAATCAGAAAAAATGTCGAGTTTGGGACAATTGGTGGCGGGTATTGCCCATGAAATCAATAACCCGGTGAATTTTATTTATGGCAATGTGAAATATGCCAATGATTATGTACAGGATTTATTTCATTTAATTGAACTTTATCAACAGCACTTTGTCCCCCGGACACCAGAAGCTCACCAAGAAATTAATACCATTGATTTAGATTTTATTCGCTATGATTTGCCTAAAGTTCTCGACTCGATGAATATTGGAGCCGAGCGTATTCGCCAGATTGTTTTATCTTTACGCAACTTCTCAAGAGTTGACGAAGAAGGCATGAAATTGGTGAATATTCACGAAGGGATTGATAATGCCTTGTTACTGTTGCAAAATCGCTTGAAATCCCAACCAGAATCTACGGGAATTGAAGTGATTAAAGAGTATGGTGATTTGCCACAGGTCATGTGTCATCCTGGACAGATGAATCAGGTATTTATGAGCCTGTTAACCAATGCCATTGATGCTTTAGCAGAAGTTACCATAACTCACCCACAAATTCAAATTCGTACCCAATTGCAAGCAAGCGATCGCATCAAAATTAGTATTACCGATAATGGCCCCGGAATCAATGCCAAAATCCGCGATCGCATCTTTGACCCCTTCTTTACCACTAAACCTGTAGGGAAAGGTACCGGGATGGGTTTATCCATCAGCTACCAAATTATCGTTAAAAAACACCGTGGGGAATTATATTGTGTTTGCATACCAGACGGAGGAACTGAGTTTGTCATTAGCATACCCACAAAAGTAATAGAAGAAGCTTAA
- a CDS encoding proteasome protein, giving the protein MELERLAYFKEYGEFILQKINSVPQYPSQQEDWVPASLDECLARLRETAEKTIELATSPVKIGVMGEFSSGKTLLLGSLIGYADALPVNENPTTGNVTAIHLVAQDEFATTQVGNFTVEYLSHEGVKECLRFMLAEASRRSAAAGLVPVQLAQLNSGKEILAWCEQAWNQSNNLELRYLLRELVLFVRAYASYGEAMCGGRYQIDHATAQEGLQLPEQPMAIQTFRFTDLPPAHIRLPSPPHKLASKLLQNSFPLIRRVDIEVKISREIWDVTDASEFILLDFPGLGAANSGARDTFLSLRELAEVQTILILLNGKSPGSDRAHKIFTMMQQQRPGQDLKDLILVGVGRFDQLPLESEGGERELDQFIAENIANTPLSEDAVLKKLRVLQTTIDGASAFTTQKDRIVLLSPLLGLAELAKRSSSVKAGSPEFLSNLDYPNYLETSKRLQQKWTRLSERLLESDARSQLGRQLGYFAQDGGIAKLRELIQNHVAMHGLKQLYEDTRRAAESLRQQQENLKNIIAEIHEQGIPTLDSPTLIDLRHAIDSLDKTYRNFQKELGKEPLKDRRGTVVSEVVKDELTFKIVNWNQWTLLFNKANNGAITIAESKGAAGKLFERGNRTNHALPTKSDDFYPTFEKTVQEVEIFARDRIRQAVVDLLNKLSNQVAEARDYLKSLLSPEMEQEIEIGFGGEEADLFYKLLLGCDPNQWKEAILAELNSKDKEIAPELIFPLARQDEKHNIGQIFDWSPERNQNSPRASHHQMLVLRLRDEITASASLHLVQYVSEVNQQVNSEIEGILDQIIPTLQNISKKEALLRYLAAGDSPPKLAIPTWLNILAEIATTSDLDIPGY; this is encoded by the coding sequence ATGGAACTAGAAAGACTTGCATATTTTAAAGAATACGGTGAATTTATACTGCAAAAAATTAACTCTGTCCCGCAGTATCCTTCTCAACAAGAAGACTGGGTTCCCGCGAGTTTGGATGAATGTCTGGCGCGTCTCAGAGAAACTGCGGAAAAAACCATAGAACTGGCCACCTCACCAGTCAAAATTGGCGTGATGGGAGAATTTAGTAGTGGTAAAACCTTACTTTTGGGCAGTTTAATTGGCTATGCCGATGCTTTACCAGTCAACGAAAACCCAACTACGGGGAATGTTACAGCCATTCACCTCGTCGCCCAAGATGAATTTGCGACCACCCAAGTCGGGAATTTTACGGTGGAGTATCTTTCTCACGAAGGGGTGAAAGAGTGTTTGCGGTTTATGTTAGCAGAAGCGAGTCGCCGTTCCGCCGCCGCCGGACTTGTACCTGTACAACTGGCGCAGTTAAATTCTGGTAAAGAAATTCTGGCTTGGTGTGAGCAAGCGTGGAACCAAAGTAATAATTTAGAGTTGCGCTATTTGCTGCGGGAGTTGGTGTTATTTGTGCGTGCTTACGCTTCCTATGGTGAGGCGATGTGTGGTGGACGCTATCAAATTGATCATGCCACAGCCCAGGAAGGTTTACAGCTGCCAGAACAGCCAATGGCTATCCAAACTTTCCGGTTTACAGACTTACCGCCAGCGCATATCCGCTTACCCAGTCCACCGCATAAATTAGCATCAAAGTTATTACAAAATAGCTTCCCCTTAATTCGCCGCGTTGATATTGAAGTGAAAATTTCGCGGGAAATTTGGGATGTGACAGACGCTTCCGAATTTATTTTGTTAGATTTTCCGGGTTTGGGTGCGGCGAACTCCGGCGCGAGGGATACATTTTTATCGCTGCGAGAGTTGGCGGAAGTCCAGACAATTTTAATCTTGCTCAATGGTAAATCGCCGGGGAGCGATCGCGCTCACAAAATTTTCACCATGATGCAGCAACAGCGTCCGGGACAAGACCTGAAAGATTTGATTTTGGTTGGTGTCGGTCGTTTTGACCAACTACCCCTAGAAAGTGAAGGCGGCGAACGAGAACTCGACCAATTCATTGCTGAGAACATCGCCAACACGCCTTTATCTGAGGATGCTGTTCTCAAAAAACTCAGAGTTCTGCAAACAACCATTGATGGCGCGAGTGCATTCACCACTCAAAAAGACCGCATTGTGTTGTTATCGCCCTTATTGGGACTAGCGGAATTAGCGAAACGTTCCAGTAGTGTCAAAGCTGGTTCGCCAGAATTTTTATCTAACTTAGATTATCCCAATTACCTGGAAACCTCGAAACGGTTGCAGCAAAAATGGACTCGTCTCAGCGAGAGACTACTAGAGTCGGATGCACGTAGTCAACTGGGGAGACAATTAGGTTACTTTGCTCAAGATGGCGGTATTGCCAAACTGCGAGAGTTAATTCAAAATCACGTTGCTATGCACGGACTCAAGCAACTGTATGAAGACACCCGTCGCGCGGCTGAAAGTCTCCGTCAACAACAAGAAAACCTGAAAAATATCATCGCCGAAATTCACGAACAAGGCATACCAACTCTCGATAGTCCCACATTAATTGATTTGCGTCATGCCATTGATAGTTTAGATAAAACCTATCGGAATTTCCAAAAAGAATTAGGCAAAGAACCACTCAAAGACCGTCGCGGAACTGTCGTGAGTGAAGTAGTGAAAGACGAACTCACCTTTAAAATTGTCAACTGGAACCAGTGGACTTTGTTATTTAACAAAGCCAACAACGGTGCTATTACTATCGCCGAAAGCAAAGGTGCAGCCGGTAAGTTATTTGAAAGAGGAAATAGAACTAATCATGCTTTGCCAACTAAAAGCGATGATTTCTACCCCACCTTTGAAAAAACTGTGCAGGAAGTCGAGATATTTGCCCGCGATCGCATCCGTCAAGCAGTGGTAGATTTATTAAATAAACTCTCCAATCAAGTAGCCGAAGCACGGGACTATCTCAAATCTCTTCTCTCACCAGAAATGGAACAAGAAATCGAAATTGGTTTTGGAGGAGAAGAAGCCGACTTATTTTATAAATTACTGTTAGGCTGCGACCCCAACCAATGGAAAGAAGCTATTCTCGCAGAACTGAATAGTAAAGACAAAGAAATTGCCCCCGAATTGATATTTCCCCTCGCACGCCAAGACGAAAAACACAACATTGGTCAAATATTTGATTGGTCTCCCGAACGAAATCAAAATTCGCCCAGAGCCAGCCATCATCAAATGTTAGTATTACGTTTGCGTGATGAAATTACTGCCAGTGCCAGTTTACATTTAGTGCAGTATGTCAGTGAAGTGAATCAACAAGTCAACTCAGAAATCGAAGGCATTTTAGACCAAATTATTCCCACACTGCAAAATATTTCCAAAAAGGAAGCATTGCTGAGATACCTTGCTGCTGGCGACTCACCACCAAAACTTGCTATTCCCACTTGGTTAAATATTCTCGCAGAAATCGCCACCACTTCTGATTTAGATATCCCTGGTTACTAG